In Sphingomonas psychrotolerans, the following proteins share a genomic window:
- the flgM gene encoding flagellar biosynthesis anti-sigma factor FlgM, translated as MVDPIGNKAGVVADRRIAPVAAAAPVEAARPVANAAPVESTAVQLSGAMAAKPPVDVERVAKIRKAIEDGKFPIYPTTIADRLLALKLEWSPNDPA; from the coding sequence ATGGTGGATCCCATCGGCAACAAGGCAGGCGTGGTCGCGGACCGCCGCATCGCGCCGGTCGCTGCCGCCGCTCCGGTTGAAGCGGCCAGACCGGTCGCGAACGCGGCGCCGGTCGAATCGACCGCCGTCCAGCTGTCGGGGGCGATGGCCGCCAAACCCCCGGTCGACGTCGAGCGCGTCGCCAAGATCCGCAAGGCGATCGAAGACGGCAAATTCCCGATCTATCCGACGACGATTGCCGACCGGCTGCTCGCGCTCAAGCTCGAATGGAGCCCCAATGACCCGGCGTGA
- the flhA gene encoding flagellar biosynthesis protein FlhA: MRSFSLPGAILLLVALLVVPIPAFLLDVFFIMNIMISLAVLMVALNAQKPLDFSAFPTVLLFATLFRLGLNVASTRVVLVNGHEGGAAAGHVIEAFGTFLIGGDYVVGIVVFAVLMIINMIVVTKGAGRVSEVAARFTLDALPGKQMAIDADLNAGLMTPDEARARRIEVSTEADFYGAMDGSSKFVKGDAIAGLLILAINIVGGLILGVVSHQMAVGDAAQAYIMLAIGDALVAQLPALVLSIAAAAIVTRVNSKHDLAGQIGSQFGSHKTWTPVAVILGLLGVMPGMPHLVILPAAAAAGFAAWKLRAHANRPPPPEPAAAPADLSKIGWEEVIDNMQVMLDIGYGLVPLVDERRGGPLMGRITGVRRQLSKDLGFVVPQVRVRDDINLAPFTYRIVIGGVVVGEDNVAPDEMLALDTGQAVGKLRGKPVRDPTFGLDAVWIASGDADAATGAGYLVVDPGTVVATHLNHVLIQNAADLLGPDEVQSLLDGLKERAASLVASLSPQPVPLTTLTTVLRGLLQENVPLKEFRRIAAAIAVAAQKTLDAEELLELIRPELGPLIIQRLCGMREPLRVMTLEGQLEALLGQAVRSDPSRRHTIEPDLGRRIADALQYAAAPLIAEAKPFALVVQPAIRVAIRKLVKSILPDTPVMSFFEVPEDKTVEVVAVIGAPEALPA; the protein is encoded by the coding sequence ATGCGAAGCTTCTCGCTACCGGGCGCGATCCTGCTGCTCGTCGCCTTGCTGGTGGTGCCGATCCCGGCCTTCCTGCTCGACGTCTTCTTCATCATGAACATCATGATCAGCCTTGCGGTGCTGATGGTGGCGCTCAATGCGCAAAAGCCGCTCGATTTCTCCGCCTTCCCCACCGTTTTGCTGTTCGCCACCTTATTCCGCCTCGGCCTCAACGTCGCCTCGACGCGCGTCGTTCTGGTCAACGGGCATGAAGGCGGCGCGGCGGCCGGCCATGTCATCGAAGCATTCGGCACCTTCCTGATCGGCGGCGACTATGTCGTTGGCATTGTCGTCTTCGCGGTGCTGATGATCATCAACATGATCGTCGTCACCAAGGGCGCGGGCCGCGTTTCCGAAGTCGCCGCACGCTTCACCCTCGATGCGCTGCCCGGCAAGCAGATGGCGATCGACGCAGATCTCAACGCCGGGCTGATGACGCCCGACGAGGCGCGCGCCCGGCGCATCGAGGTTTCGACCGAAGCCGATTTCTACGGTGCGATGGACGGTTCGTCCAAGTTCGTGAAGGGCGACGCGATCGCCGGGCTGCTGATCCTGGCGATCAACATCGTCGGCGGACTGATCCTCGGCGTGGTCAGCCATCAGATGGCGGTGGGCGACGCCGCGCAGGCCTATATCATGCTTGCGATCGGCGACGCGCTGGTCGCGCAGCTGCCGGCGCTGGTGCTGTCGATCGCCGCCGCCGCGATCGTCACCCGGGTCAATTCGAAGCACGACCTCGCCGGCCAGATCGGGAGCCAGTTCGGCAGCCACAAGACCTGGACTCCGGTCGCAGTGATCCTCGGTCTGCTCGGCGTGATGCCGGGCATGCCGCATCTAGTGATCCTGCCGGCCGCCGCGGCCGCCGGGTTTGCGGCATGGAAGCTGCGCGCACACGCCAATCGCCCGCCGCCGCCCGAACCCGCGGCCGCGCCCGCCGACCTCTCGAAGATCGGCTGGGAGGAAGTGATCGACAACATGCAGGTGATGCTCGACATCGGTTACGGCCTCGTGCCGCTGGTCGACGAGCGCCGCGGCGGGCCGCTGATGGGGCGGATCACCGGGGTGCGACGCCAGCTCTCCAAGGATCTCGGCTTCGTCGTGCCGCAGGTCCGGGTGCGCGACGATATCAACCTCGCGCCGTTCACCTATCGCATCGTCATCGGCGGGGTCGTGGTCGGCGAGGATAATGTCGCGCCCGACGAGATGCTCGCGCTCGATACCGGCCAAGCCGTCGGCAAGCTGCGGGGCAAGCCGGTGCGGGACCCTACCTTTGGGCTCGACGCGGTGTGGATCGCCAGCGGCGATGCCGATGCCGCAACCGGCGCGGGCTACCTCGTCGTCGATCCGGGCACCGTCGTCGCCACCCATCTCAACCACGTGCTGATCCAGAACGCCGCCGATCTGCTCGGCCCCGACGAAGTCCAGTCGCTGCTCGACGGGCTCAAGGAGCGCGCCGCGTCGCTGGTCGCGTCGCTCAGCCCGCAGCCGGTGCCGCTCACCACGCTCACCACGGTGCTGCGCGGACTGCTCCAGGAGAATGTGCCGCTCAAGGAATTCCGCCGGATCGCCGCCGCGATCGCAGTCGCCGCGCAGAAGACCCTCGATGCCGAGGAGCTCCTCGAGCTGATCCGCCCCGAGCTCGGGCCGCTGATCATCCAGCGATTGTGCGGGATGCGCGAGCCGCTGCGGGTGATGACGCTCGAAGGCCAGCTCGAAGCTTTGCTCGGCCAGGCGGTGCGTTCGGACCCGTCGCGACGCCACACGATCGAGCCCGATCTCGGTCGCCGCATCGCCGATGCGCTCCAGTACGCCGCCGCGCCGCTGATCGCGGAAGCCAAGCCGTTCGCGCTCGTCGTGCAGCCGGCAATCCGCGTTGCGATCCGCAAGCTGGTCAAATCCATCCTTCCCGACACGCCGGTGATGAGCTTCTTCGAAGTGCCCGAGGACAAGACCGTCGAAGTCGTCGCGGTGATCGGTGCGCCGGAGGCGCTGCCCGCATGA
- a CDS encoding flagellar biosynthesis protein FlgJ codes for MSIVSVTSKAGIQTAIAAASRKTGIDFSYLLGQAQVESGMRANARATTSSATGLYQFIEQSWLGVIKDHGAEHGLGWASDSIRQTASGRYVVSDPAARRAILDMRSDPQTAALMAAEHASDNKAALEQRLDRPATGTDLYMAHFLGQGGASKFLGAMAANPDRTGAAMFPAAARANRDIFYASNGQPRTLSEIYSRFAGKLDQGAAAVGATGLASDRLDDLSSGLDAFGTGIGDTEIVLGNNAVDSDRHWIETTLAQLKASRGGTEMAGGERLNPLRPTPETAKLAYLMLAKLGA; via the coding sequence ATGAGCATCGTATCGGTCACTTCAAAGGCAGGCATCCAGACGGCGATCGCCGCCGCCAGCCGCAAGACCGGAATCGACTTCAGCTATCTGCTGGGGCAGGCGCAGGTCGAGAGCGGCATGCGCGCCAATGCGCGCGCCACCACCTCCAGCGCCACTGGCCTCTATCAATTCATCGAGCAGAGCTGGCTCGGCGTGATCAAGGACCACGGTGCCGAGCATGGGCTCGGCTGGGCGTCGGATTCGATCCGCCAGACCGCCAGCGGCCGTTATGTCGTCAGTGACCCCGCGGCGCGCCGCGCGATCCTCGACATGCGCAGCGATCCGCAGACCGCGGCGTTGATGGCCGCCGAGCATGCCTCGGACAACAAGGCCGCGCTCGAGCAGAGGCTCGATCGCCCTGCAACCGGCACCGATCTCTACATGGCGCATTTCCTCGGCCAGGGCGGCGCGAGTAAGTTCCTCGGCGCTATGGCCGCGAACCCCGATCGCACCGGTGCGGCGATGTTCCCGGCCGCCGCGCGCGCCAATCGCGACATCTTCTATGCGAGCAATGGCCAGCCACGGACGCTGAGCGAGATCTACAGCCGCTTCGCCGGCAAGCTCGATCAGGGCGCCGCCGCGGTCGGTGCGACGGGCCTCGCCTCGGATAGGCTCGACGATCTCTCCAGTGGGCTCGATGCTTTCGGCACCGGCATCGGCGATACCGAAATCGTGCTCGGCAACAATGCGGTCGATAGCGATCGCCACTGGATCGAGACGACGCTCGCGCAACTCAAGGCCTCGCGCGGCGGCACTGAAATGGCCGGCGGCGAGCGACTGAATCCGCTTCGGCCGACCCCCGAAACGGCCAAGCTCGCTTATCTGATGCTCGCGAAACTCGGGGCCTGA
- a CDS encoding sigma-70 family RNA polymerase sigma factor, translating to MASLASAPLTYDRMPSPQRDAEAMVRKHLPLVRRIAWHVHGSMSSIVEVEDLIQIGMVALIEAVSGFEDRGQVTFEQYLVTRVRGAMIDELRRQATLTRGAMRRRKAYQETVSTLAAELGHAPGDALVAEKLGVTPEKLRAEYANAEAVRFDSIDDMYSDESPWFMSEEPDAFDQLAEGDQRGALIAAISELPTREAQVIQLYYVEELNLEEIGQVLGVGAARVCQIKAGAHARLKRALQRRLG from the coding sequence ATGGCTTCTCTGGCATCCGCGCCGCTGACCTATGACCGCATGCCCTCGCCGCAGCGCGACGCTGAGGCGATGGTCCGCAAACATCTGCCGCTGGTGCGCCGCATCGCGTGGCACGTCCATGGTTCGATGAGCTCGATCGTCGAGGTCGAGGATCTGATCCAGATCGGCATGGTCGCGTTGATCGAGGCCGTGAGTGGCTTCGAGGATCGCGGTCAGGTGACGTTCGAGCAATATCTCGTCACGCGCGTGCGTGGCGCGATGATCGACGAACTGCGCCGCCAGGCGACCCTTACGCGCGGTGCCATGCGGCGGCGGAAAGCCTATCAGGAGACGGTATCCACGCTCGCTGCCGAACTCGGCCACGCGCCGGGCGATGCGCTGGTCGCCGAGAAGCTCGGCGTGACGCCCGAGAAGCTTCGCGCTGAATATGCCAACGCCGAGGCAGTGCGCTTCGACTCGATCGACGACATGTATTCGGACGAATCGCCATGGTTCATGTCCGAGGAGCCCGACGCGTTCGACCAGCTCGCCGAGGGTGACCAGCGCGGAGCGCTGATCGCCGCGATCTCCGAACTGCCGACCCGCGAGGCGCAGGTCATCCAGCTTTACTATGTCGAGGAACTCAACCTCGAAGAGATCGGGCAGGTGCTCGGCGTCGGCGCCGCCCGGGTGTGCCAGATCAAGGCTGGAGCGCACGCCCGCCTCAAGCGCGCGCTCCAGCGGCGTCTGGGTTGA
- a CDS encoding motility protein A, with translation MDFAPFLDPIALAIVLGGTVVAVLLRTPLGDLGRGVAALRTLCRRGFDVEPLLAQVAAFGRIVQRHGVIALDRSVIADPDLAAAVAAIVDGASPEHVSALLDQRRLARFERHRAVADLWTGAADIAPAMGMIGTLIGLVQMFTAMRDPKTIGAAMAVALLTTLYGAIVACLIATPVASRLKRHARHEAQERARLVTPLAELAAIQPRLGARELAA, from the coding sequence ATGGATTTCGCGCCCTTCCTCGATCCGATTGCGCTGGCCATCGTGCTGGGCGGTACCGTGGTCGCCGTGCTGCTGCGGACACCGCTGGGCGATCTCGGCCGCGGGGTCGCCGCGCTTCGCACGCTCTGTCGGCGGGGCTTCGATGTCGAGCCGTTGCTCGCGCAGGTCGCCGCCTTCGGCCGCATCGTCCAGCGTCACGGCGTGATCGCGCTCGATCGCTCGGTGATCGCCGATCCCGATCTTGCGGCGGCGGTCGCCGCGATCGTCGATGGCGCTTCGCCCGAGCATGTCTCGGCATTGCTCGACCAGCGCCGGCTCGCCCGGTTCGAGCGGCACCGCGCCGTCGCCGACCTCTGGACCGGTGCGGCCGATATCGCGCCGGCGATGGGGATGATCGGCACGTTGATCGGGCTCGTCCAGATGTTCACTGCGATGCGCGATCCCAAGACGATCGGCGCGGCGATGGCGGTGGCGTTGCTCACTACGCTCTACGGCGCGATCGTCGCCTGTCTGATTGCGACCCCCGTGGCATCGCGCCTCAAGCGACACGCGCGGCACGAGGCGCAGGAGCGCGCTCGGCTGGTGACGCCGCTCGCCGAACTTGCCGCGATTCAGCCCCGCCTCGGCGCGCGCGAGCTCGCGGCGTGA
- the flgB gene encoding flagellar basal body rod protein FlgB yields the protein MPNDSLFGVHGAALAVRSQRMGVLASNIANASTPGYKAKDVDFQTALAAIETPGGSSDAAMDAATLYRVPLQPSQDGNTVELATEQTAFAENAVAYQTTLSFLNGRISTITRALRGE from the coding sequence ATGCCCAACGACAGCCTCTTCGGCGTACACGGCGCAGCGCTGGCCGTGCGCTCGCAGCGCATGGGCGTGCTCGCGTCGAACATCGCGAACGCATCCACGCCCGGCTATAAGGCGAAGGACGTCGACTTCCAGACCGCGCTCGCCGCGATCGAGACGCCGGGCGGCTCGAGCGATGCCGCGATGGACGCCGCGACGCTCTACCGCGTGCCCCTGCAGCCGAGCCAGGACGGCAACACCGTCGAGCTCGCCACTGAACAGACCGCTTTCGCCGAGAATGCTGTCGCCTATCAGACGACCCTGTCATTCCTGAACGGCCGCATCTCGACGATTACGCGCGCGCTCAGGGGAGAATGA
- a CDS encoding flagellar basal body rod protein FlgF, producing the protein MDRLVYTAMSGLRSQMAAQSTIANNIANASTIGFRAERVNFDRLVLQGSGLETRQLAAEEVEDFDRRAGTIVQTARPLDVAVTSDSWIAVQAADGSEAYTRRGDLSVAASGVLETGDGFPVMGSGGPITVPPHQSIAIAEDGTVSIVPLGGDPTQPQVIDRIKLASPTGSQTAKGLDNLLHVKGGGVLPEDLDGKLAAGSLEQSNVNLTQALVDMIENQRSYEVQASLLKEAKTMDESAASLMRMPA; encoded by the coding sequence ATGGACCGCCTCGTCTACACTGCAATGTCGGGGCTGCGCAGCCAGATGGCCGCGCAGTCGACGATCGCGAACAACATCGCGAACGCGTCGACGATCGGCTTCCGGGCCGAGCGCGTCAATTTCGACAGGCTGGTGTTGCAGGGCTCGGGCCTCGAGACCCGCCAGCTCGCCGCCGAGGAGGTCGAGGATTTCGACCGCCGGGCGGGGACGATCGTCCAGACCGCGCGGCCGCTCGACGTTGCGGTGACTTCGGATTCATGGATCGCGGTGCAGGCCGCGGACGGCAGCGAAGCCTATACGAGGCGCGGCGATTTGTCGGTCGCGGCCTCTGGCGTGCTGGAAACCGGCGACGGTTTCCCGGTGATGGGCTCGGGGGGGCCCATCACCGTGCCGCCCCACCAGTCGATCGCGATCGCCGAGGACGGCACCGTCTCGATCGTGCCGCTGGGCGGCGATCCGACCCAGCCGCAAGTGATCGACAGGATCAAGCTGGCCAGCCCCACCGGCAGCCAGACCGCCAAGGGTCTCGACAATCTGCTCCACGTCAAGGGCGGCGGAGTGCTGCCCGAGGATCTCGACGGCAAGCTCGCGGCGGGATCGCTCGAGCAATCGAACGTCAACCTGACTCAGGCGCTGGTCGACATGATCGAGAACCAGCGCAGCTACGAAGTGCAGGCCAGCCTGCTCAAGGAAGCCAAGACCATGGACGAGAGCGCCGCATCTTTGATGCGGATGCCCGCGTAA
- a CDS encoding flagellar hook assembly protein FlgD: MDFDSTLQTLGVNRYGASSATSNGTKDTSGLGKTEMDQSDFLTLMTAQLKNQDPFEPVDNTQMVAQMAQFSSLSGITEMSTTLKAIAAKLGGTSLGDALGYVGKTVLTEGSIAYPRESGGIAGAVALSKDATDVNVAISDADGKPLKTIALGKQAAGAVAFDWDGKLDNGEAAGPGPYTVKVAALNAGAKVDAAPLVWAPVSTVSLGSDGKPVLTLPGIGQVPLDAIWQVG, encoded by the coding sequence ATGGATTTCGATAGCACGCTGCAGACTCTCGGCGTCAACCGCTACGGCGCGTCGAGCGCGACCTCCAACGGCACCAAGGACACGTCCGGCCTCGGCAAGACCGAGATGGACCAGAGCGACTTCCTGACGCTGATGACCGCGCAGCTCAAGAATCAGGACCCGTTCGAGCCGGTCGACAACACCCAGATGGTCGCCCAGATGGCGCAATTCTCATCGCTCTCCGGCATCACCGAGATGAGCACGACATTGAAGGCGATTGCGGCCAAGCTGGGCGGCACTTCGCTCGGCGACGCGCTCGGCTATGTCGGCAAGACCGTGCTGACCGAAGGCTCGATCGCGTATCCGCGCGAGTCCGGCGGGATCGCCGGCGCAGTCGCGCTGTCCAAGGACGCTACCGACGTCAACGTCGCGATCAGCGATGCCGACGGCAAGCCATTGAAGACGATCGCGCTCGGAAAGCAGGCCGCGGGCGCCGTCGCCTTTGATTGGGATGGCAAGCTGGACAACGGCGAAGCGGCTGGCCCCGGCCCCTACACCGTCAAGGTCGCCGCGCTCAACGCCGGCGCCAAGGTCGATGCCGCCCCGCTCGTCTGGGCGCCGGTGTCCACCGTCTCGCTCGGATCCGACGGCAAGCCCGTCCTCACGCTTCCTGGCATCGGCCAGGTCCCCCTCGACGCCATCTGGCAAGTCGGCTGA
- a CDS encoding flagellar motor protein MotB, with protein MPRFSPASARASSRRDARGAPPARPIWLTTLADLALLLVGFFVLLQANQVDPNTLAAGFRAGFGAKENAPVMPVDLAAVNGFAPGSAQLPDAGAALAWARVAAADPRTRLRIIGEVDGSAGDVDLLTGSGPILAADRARAVAAMLVRSGAVAPGRIAIATARGQRRAVLSLGYDGGRQ; from the coding sequence TTGCCGCGATTCAGCCCCGCCTCGGCGCGCGCGAGCTCGCGGCGTGACGCTCGGGGAGCCCCCCCCGCGCGGCCGATCTGGCTGACCACGCTTGCCGACCTCGCCTTGCTGCTGGTCGGCTTCTTCGTGCTGCTCCAGGCCAATCAGGTCGATCCGAACACGCTCGCCGCCGGTTTCCGCGCGGGCTTCGGAGCCAAAGAGAATGCGCCGGTGATGCCGGTCGATCTCGCTGCAGTGAACGGGTTCGCGCCCGGCTCGGCGCAGCTCCCGGATGCCGGCGCTGCGCTCGCCTGGGCCCGCGTCGCCGCCGCCGATCCGCGTACGCGCCTGCGGATCATCGGCGAAGTCGACGGCAGCGCCGGCGACGTCGACTTGCTCACCGGCAGCGGCCCGATCCTCGCGGCCGATCGCGCCCGCGCAGTCGCCGCGATGCTCGTCCGTTCCGGCGCGGTAGCACCCGGACGCATCGCGATCGCCACTGCGCGCGGCCAGCGCCGCGCCGTTCTTTCGCTCGGCTATGACGGAGGCCGGCAATGA
- a CDS encoding flagellar hook protein FlgE has product MSFFTSLSGLQAAQTEMSTISHNLANVSTNGFKRSTTQFADVIASTSNSNPTQMVGSGTVVKSVRQQFSQGGFTQSSSALDVAISGEGFFIVKGSDASNNVSFTRNGSFLVDSDRYVVDAQGNKLQVYPVDGSGAVVATGIASTVSLRLPQISGKPEATEDVTLSLNLNANSVIPSDDDRWTDVPYAFDRFDPATYNHSAQTTIYDANGNALTLTTYFVRETTPTTAEPTSDWTAYSFVGDKQLNSGTDPDDIEPIAMTFDGTGKLTAPAGPTSFLGFLAPGATTEQMITLDFGDATTQVYSPFSIDASSQDGSPVGQLEGVTIADDGTVRASFSNGDSQALGKVVLASFSNPTGLRQLGSSTWSASGLSGEPRLGEPGANGFGGLMAGAVERSNVDITEELVGLIAAQRNFQANAKALDTASQISQTIFNIRS; this is encoded by the coding sequence ATGTCCTTCTTCACTTCACTCAGCGGGCTTCAGGCTGCCCAGACCGAAATGTCGACGATCTCGCACAATCTTGCCAACGTCTCGACCAACGGTTTCAAGCGCTCGACCACGCAATTCGCCGACGTCATCGCCTCCACCTCCAATTCGAACCCGACCCAGATGGTCGGTTCGGGCACGGTAGTGAAATCGGTCCGCCAGCAGTTCAGCCAAGGCGGCTTCACGCAATCCTCGTCGGCGCTCGACGTCGCGATCTCGGGCGAGGGCTTCTTCATCGTCAAGGGCAGCGACGCGAGCAACAATGTGTCGTTCACCCGCAACGGCAGCTTCCTCGTCGATTCGGACCGCTATGTCGTCGATGCGCAGGGAAATAAATTGCAGGTCTATCCGGTCGACGGTTCGGGCGCGGTGGTCGCCACCGGCATCGCCTCGACGGTCAGCCTGCGCCTGCCCCAGATCAGCGGCAAGCCCGAGGCGACCGAGGACGTCACCCTGTCGCTCAACCTCAACGCCAATTCGGTGATCCCGTCGGACGACGATCGCTGGACCGACGTGCCCTATGCCTTCGACCGGTTCGATCCGGCGACCTATAATCATTCGGCGCAGACCACGATCTACGACGCCAATGGCAACGCGCTGACCTTGACCACCTATTTCGTCCGCGAGACGACGCCGACCACCGCCGAGCCGACCAGCGACTGGACGGCCTATTCGTTCGTCGGCGACAAACAGCTCAACTCGGGCACCGATCCCGACGACATCGAGCCGATCGCGATGACTTTCGACGGGACCGGCAAGCTCACCGCGCCGGCAGGGCCGACGAGCTTTCTCGGCTTCCTCGCCCCCGGTGCGACCACCGAGCAGATGATCACGCTCGATTTCGGCGACGCGACGACGCAGGTCTATTCGCCGTTCAGCATCGATGCGAGCTCGCAGGACGGTTCGCCGGTCGGTCAGCTCGAGGGCGTCACCATCGCCGATGACGGCACGGTGCGCGCCAGCTTCTCCAACGGCGACAGCCAGGCATTGGGCAAGGTCGTGCTCGCCAGCTTCTCCAACCCCACCGGTCTGCGCCAGCTCGGCAGCAGCACTTGGTCGGCCTCAGGCCTCTCGGGTGAGCCGCGGCTCGGCGAGCCGGGCGCAAACGGGTTCGGCGGGCTGATGGCCGGCGCGGTCGAGCGCTCGAACGTCGACATCACCGAGGAACTGGTCGGGCTGATCGCCGCGCAGCGCAACTTCCAGGCCAACGCCAAGGCGCTCGATACCGCGAGCCAGATCTCGCAAACCATCTTCAACATCCGCAGCTGA
- a CDS encoding flagellar protein FlgN, whose product MTRRDALIVVIESLHAEIAALKTNDVVALETATQAKLAGIDTVAIYDGEAPSPEIKALAAEAHRLNETCRIYVNLMAANVRRRLQLLSGEVAPAYRPGGYAIA is encoded by the coding sequence ATGACCCGGCGTGACGCGCTGATCGTGGTCATCGAATCGCTTCACGCCGAGATCGCGGCGCTGAAGACCAATGACGTCGTGGCGCTGGAGACGGCAACGCAGGCCAAGCTCGCCGGCATCGACACTGTCGCGATCTACGATGGCGAGGCCCCCTCGCCGGAAATCAAGGCGCTCGCCGCGGAGGCGCATCGCCTCAACGAGACCTGCCGGATCTACGTCAATCTGATGGCGGCAAATGTCCGCCGCCGCCTGCAACTTCTTTCCGGCGAGGTGGCCCCGGCCTATCGCCCCGGGGGATACGCGATCGCCTGA
- the flgC gene encoding flagellar basal body rod protein FlgC: protein MGNPPLSIFQVSGRAMSAQLLRMNTTASNLANAGTVASSPEAAYRTIKPVFRSAFDEASGLSTVDVEQIVTAGAEPTKRYDPGNPLADKDGNVWESAVDETRELVDMLESSRTYQNNVEVMQTAKQLIVDTLKLGR from the coding sequence ATGGGTAACCCGCCGCTCTCGATTTTCCAGGTCTCCGGCCGCGCAATGTCCGCGCAACTGCTGCGGATGAACACCACCGCATCGAACCTCGCCAACGCCGGCACCGTCGCTTCCAGCCCAGAGGCCGCCTACCGCACGATCAAGCCGGTGTTCCGCAGCGCGTTCGACGAGGCTTCGGGCCTGTCAACGGTCGATGTCGAGCAGATCGTCACCGCCGGCGCCGAGCCGACCAAACGCTACGACCCGGGCAATCCGCTCGCCGACAAGGACGGCAATGTCTGGGAAAGCGCAGTCGACGAGACCCGCGAGCTCGTCGACATGCTCGAATCGTCGCGCACCTATCAGAACAATGTCGAGGTCATGCAGACTGCCAAGCAGCTGATCGTCGACACCCTCAAGCTGGGTCGCTGA
- the flgG gene encoding flagellar basal-body rod protein FlgG — protein MGSSAMHIARTGLDAQDMRMRVISNNLANVNTTAFKRDRASFQTLAYQVVTAPGAQSTAETKYATGLNLGTGVRIQGTARVETQGTFQNTGGSLDLALEGEGYFQVQLPGGQLGYTRAGNFSRSAEGMMVTSDGYQVMPGITIPEGTTGITIGADGTVSAQIAGQTEGSQLGQIQVATFPNPGGLQATGDNFLIETTASGAASLGAPNEAGRAKIRQGALEASNVNVVEELVDMIETQRAYEVNSKMISATDEMLKYVNQNI, from the coding sequence ATGGGTTCCTCGGCAATGCACATCGCGCGCACCGGGCTCGACGCTCAGGACATGCGCATGCGGGTGATCTCGAACAACTTGGCCAACGTCAACACGACGGCGTTCAAGCGCGACCGCGCCTCGTTCCAGACGCTGGCTTATCAGGTCGTCACCGCGCCGGGTGCGCAGAGCACCGCAGAGACCAAATACGCCACCGGGCTCAACCTTGGCACCGGCGTCCGCATCCAGGGCACTGCCCGGGTCGAGACGCAGGGCACCTTCCAGAACACCGGCGGGTCACTCGATCTCGCGCTGGAGGGCGAAGGCTATTTCCAGGTCCAGCTGCCCGGTGGCCAGCTCGGCTATACCCGCGCCGGCAATTTTTCGCGCTCGGCCGAAGGCATGATGGTGACCAGCGACGGCTATCAGGTGATGCCGGGGATTACGATCCCCGAGGGCACCACCGGGATCACGATCGGCGCCGACGGCACCGTATCGGCGCAGATCGCCGGCCAGACCGAAGGCAGCCAGCTCGGCCAGATCCAGGTCGCGACCTTCCCCAATCCCGGCGGGCTGCAGGCGACCGGTGACAATTTCCTGATCGAGACCACCGCCAGCGGCGCGGCGAGCCTCGGCGCGCCCAACGAAGCCGGCCGCGCCAAGATCCGCCAGGGCGCGCTCGAGGCTTCGAACGTCAATGTCGTCGAGGAGTTGGTCGACATGATCGAGACCCAGCGCGCCTACGAGGTCAATTCGAAGATGATCTCGGCGACCGACGAGATGCTCAAATATGTCAATCAGAACATCTGA
- a CDS encoding flagella basal body P-ring formation protein FlgA yields MLLSLALAAATPAAAQDFQSTFVLDTIVAQFTGQPLGEQGGARTPVDKRLKLQSCAAPQLEWRSAAKDTVVVRCMAPAWRIYVPVNAIPQPRTAPAVLAQAPVVPVKSAPVIRRGDPITVEAGSPGFSITRDGIAMGDAAPGARLMVKVDDKKPPIQAVALESGRARLPGWAE; encoded by the coding sequence ATGCTGCTGTCCTTGGCCCTCGCAGCCGCCACGCCGGCCGCTGCGCAGGATTTCCAGTCGACTTTCGTGCTCGACACGATCGTCGCGCAATTCACCGGCCAGCCACTCGGCGAGCAGGGCGGGGCACGCACGCCGGTCGACAAAAGGCTCAAGCTCCAGTCCTGCGCCGCGCCGCAGCTCGAATGGCGCAGCGCGGCAAAGGATACCGTGGTGGTGCGCTGCATGGCGCCGGCGTGGCGGATCTATGTGCCCGTAAACGCGATCCCGCAGCCCAGGACCGCACCGGCCGTCCTTGCCCAAGCACCGGTTGTTCCGGTGAAGAGCGCGCCGGTGATCCGTCGTGGCGATCCGATCACGGTCGAGGCCGGTTCGCCCGGCTTCTCGATTACCCGCGACGGCATCGCAATGGGCGACGCCGCCCCGGGGGCGCGGCTGATGGTCAAGGTCGACGACAAGAAACCGCCGATCCAGGCGGTGGCGCTCGAATCAGGGCGGGCGCGGCTGCCCGGTTGGGCCGAGTGA